A region of Flocculibacter collagenilyticus DNA encodes the following proteins:
- a CDS encoding cytochrome c oxidase assembly protein — protein sequence MTQDANTKLVKKLVLITIGMFGFGFALVPLYDVFCDITGLNGKTSTIAANAADAKLNTSRQIEVQFIARNHQGIPWQFSPKINKVDVHPGEIKQVDFFAHNLSSKNIVGQAVPSVSPGIAAGYFNKIECFCFFQQPLLAGDETLMPLKFYIDADIPDSIHTITLSYTLYDITDSLEKDESEQLFANLGK from the coding sequence ATGACACAAGACGCAAATACAAAGCTCGTTAAAAAGTTAGTGTTAATTACGATTGGGATGTTTGGCTTTGGTTTTGCCTTAGTCCCTTTGTATGACGTGTTTTGTGACATAACTGGTTTAAATGGGAAAACTTCGACTATTGCTGCTAATGCAGCTGATGCGAAGCTAAATACATCAAGACAAATAGAAGTGCAATTTATTGCGAGAAACCATCAGGGTATACCTTGGCAGTTTTCACCTAAAATTAATAAGGTGGATGTTCATCCCGGTGAAATCAAACAAGTTGATTTTTTTGCACATAATTTGTCGAGTAAAAACATTGTAGGGCAAGCAGTTCCGTCTGTTTCGCCCGGCATTGCTGCGGGCTATTTTAATAAAATTGAGTGTTTTTGTTTCTTTCAACAGCCTTTATTGGCTGGTGATGAGACGCTAATGCCACTTAAGTTTTATATAGACGCCGACATACCAGACTCAATTCATACCATCACACTGTCTTATACCTTATACGATATTACTGATAGTTTGGAAAAAGATGAGTCTGAACAATTATTTGCAAACTTAGGGAAGTAA
- a CDS encoding DUF2909 family protein, producing MILKTILVLLLLLILFNLFRALFIMLKSGPNQPNMSKFLGRRVLFSVLVIVVLLLAVATGVITPNPRPY from the coding sequence ATGATTCTAAAAACGATTTTGGTGCTTTTGTTACTGCTCATATTATTTAACTTGTTTAGAGCATTATTTATTATGTTAAAAAGTGGTCCCAACCAACCAAACATGTCTAAGTTTTTAGGTCGCAGGGTGTTATTTTCTGTTTTAGTTATCGTTGTATTGTTGCTTGCTGTGGCTACCGGTGTTATTACACCCAACCCTCGGCCTTATTAA
- a CDS encoding COX15/CtaA family protein, whose amino-acid sequence MRRLVLVAILLAAVVVMLGAYTRLTDAGLGCPDWPGCYGQLTVPQTEQQVSQANMAYPERPVEPHKAWNEMIHRYFAGALGLLVLFIFLASFMKRAPHRPWRHPFMLLVVVVFQAALGMWTVTMNLMPVVVMGHLLGGFTVISLLFLLYLRLKQIRIPGGDKHAKSLLKWLYLALAIVVAQIALGGWTAANYAAVTCTTLPVCETDWLSRLDIVSAFTLPDNHTNYEFGVMNYDARMTIHVLHRIGAVITVGYLLWLMFKIQRKSVSSIIRRLGLVMGGIVLLQFGLGISNVVFKLPISVAVAHNFVAACLLMSVVSLIYMVSRKA is encoded by the coding sequence ATGAGGCGACTTGTTTTAGTCGCTATTTTACTCGCAGCAGTGGTGGTGATGCTAGGCGCTTACACGCGCTTAACTGATGCAGGGCTAGGTTGCCCTGATTGGCCCGGCTGCTATGGTCAGCTAACTGTTCCGCAAACGGAACAGCAAGTCTCTCAAGCCAATATGGCTTACCCTGAACGTCCTGTTGAACCTCATAAAGCTTGGAATGAAATGATCCACCGATACTTTGCGGGAGCGCTAGGTTTATTGGTGCTCTTTATCTTTCTTGCTTCATTTATGAAACGTGCACCGCATCGCCCGTGGCGTCATCCATTTATGTTGCTAGTAGTGGTTGTATTTCAAGCTGCGCTTGGCATGTGGACAGTGACCATGAATTTAATGCCCGTAGTGGTTATGGGGCATTTACTAGGCGGATTTACCGTTATTTCGTTACTGTTTTTGCTTTATTTACGGCTAAAGCAAATACGTATTCCGGGTGGTGATAAACATGCAAAATCACTATTAAAATGGCTGTATTTAGCACTAGCCATAGTCGTTGCGCAAATTGCTTTAGGCGGGTGGACAGCGGCTAATTATGCAGCGGTTACCTGCACCACACTGCCTGTTTGTGAAACTGATTGGTTATCTCGCTTAGATATCGTGTCGGCATTTACGTTACCTGACAATCACACTAACTATGAGTTTGGGGTGATGAATTATGATGCGCGCATGACCATTCACGTACTTCATCGCATTGGTGCCGTTATTACAGTGGGGTACTTGTTATGGCTAATGTTTAAAATCCAGCGCAAGTCAGTTTCAAGTATTATCAGGCGGTTAGGATTGGTTATGGGCGGAATTGTATTGCTGCAATTCGGTTTGGGGATCAGTAATGTTGTATTCAAATTACCTATTAGTGTTGCAGTAGCACACAACTTTGTTGCTGCTTGTTTGCTCATGAGTGTGGTGAGCTTGATTTACATGGTGTCGCGTAAGGCATAA
- a CDS encoding glycoside hydrolase family 25 protein, which produces MTEFQKIKHTFAFTNKNTKAWGVLALCVTLHAGKVAASPNNTKITINNHEISKNMLQKEQPIHSSEDYLKGIDVSHYQGKVDWHKVASTGVHFAFVKATQGIHTIDKQYHHNWHQTKKAGIKRGVYHYFDPSLDAQQQAKHFLSTTQHDFGELPPVIDIEAFENVSAKQVIDELKLFLSHVSETTMCKPIIYTSPGFWSQLNDHEFGEYALWLAEYSVKPRIPDGWSSWLFWQYSSKGKVHGINSPVDLSYFSSSTQALEALSCSKQ; this is translated from the coding sequence ATGACCGAATTTCAAAAAATTAAGCACACTTTCGCTTTCACTAATAAAAATACAAAAGCATGGGGAGTACTCGCATTATGCGTCACCTTACATGCGGGTAAGGTGGCTGCATCCCCTAACAACACAAAAATCACCATCAATAATCATGAAATTAGTAAAAATATGCTCCAAAAAGAACAGCCTATTCACTCTTCCGAGGACTATTTAAAAGGCATTGATGTATCACACTACCAAGGCAAAGTAGACTGGCATAAAGTAGCAAGTACTGGCGTACACTTTGCTTTTGTGAAGGCGACTCAAGGCATTCACACCATTGATAAGCAATATCACCACAACTGGCATCAAACGAAAAAAGCGGGTATTAAACGAGGTGTATATCATTACTTTGATCCGTCTTTAGATGCACAGCAGCAAGCCAAGCACTTTCTATCGACGACTCAGCACGACTTTGGGGAGTTACCTCCTGTTATTGATATTGAAGCATTCGAAAATGTAAGTGCTAAACAGGTAATAGATGAGCTAAAACTGTTTTTATCGCATGTCAGTGAAACAACAATGTGCAAGCCTATTATTTACACCTCTCCCGGCTTTTGGAGCCAATTAAACGATCATGAGTTTGGCGAATATGCACTTTGGCTTGCAGAATACAGTGTAAAACCTCGAATCCCGGATGGCTGGAGTTCATGGTTGTTTTGGCAGTATTCCAGTAAAGGCAAAGTTCATGGCATAAATAGCCCTGTCGATCTCAGTTACTTTTCATCGTCGACACAAGCATTGGAGGCGCTATCATGCAGCAAGCAGTAA
- the lexA gene encoding transcriptional repressor LexA, with the protein MRPLTPRQSEILQLIKDKIHATGMPPTRAEIAKTLGFKSANAAEEHLKALAKKGFIEIIPGTSRGIRLVEDDTFEEEGLPLIGQVAAGSPILAQEHVEAHYKVDPHLFKPNADYLLRVNGMSMKDIGIMDGDLLAVKKAEVAENGQVVVARVEDDVTVKRLEKKGDKVLLHAENDEFDTIVVDLTYQPFAIEGLAVGVIRNADWF; encoded by the coding sequence ATGCGCCCATTAACGCCGAGGCAGTCGGAAATACTGCAGCTTATTAAAGATAAAATTCATGCTACAGGCATGCCGCCAACACGAGCAGAAATTGCGAAAACGCTAGGGTTTAAATCCGCTAACGCTGCGGAAGAGCATTTAAAAGCGTTAGCAAAAAAAGGCTTTATTGAGATTATTCCGGGAACATCACGCGGTATCCGCCTTGTTGAAGATGATACATTTGAAGAAGAAGGGTTACCGCTAATTGGTCAAGTGGCAGCGGGTTCACCTATTTTAGCGCAAGAACATGTTGAAGCGCATTATAAGGTTGATCCTCATTTATTTAAGCCTAACGCTGATTACTTACTACGTGTTAATGGTATGAGTATGAAAGACATAGGTATCATGGATGGCGATTTACTTGCGGTTAAAAAAGCGGAAGTGGCCGAAAACGGGCAAGTGGTCGTTGCAAGAGTAGAAGACGATGTAACGGTTAAGCGTCTTGAAAAGAAAGGCGACAAAGTGCTGCTTCACGCTGAAAACGATGAGTTTGATACCATTGTTGTAGACTTAACTTATCAACCGTTTGCAATTGAAGGACTAGCTGTTGGCGTTATTCGAAATGCAGACTGGTTTTAA
- the ctaD gene encoding cytochrome c oxidase subunit I: MTVATEHAHQDHDDHHHKPTGIKRWLYTTNHKDIGTLYLWFSFIMFLIGGAMAMVIRLELFQPGLQVVEPDFFNQMTTVHGLIMVFGAVMPAFTGLANWMIPMMIGAPDMALPRMNNWSFWILPFAFLILLSSLFMEGGGPNFGWTFYAPLSTTYSNDSTAFFVFSVHIMGISSIMGAINVIVTIFNLRAPGMTFMKMPLFVWTWLITAFLLIAVMPVLAGAVTMVLTDKYFATSFFDAAGGGDPVMFQHIFWFFGHPEVYIMILPAFGIISTIVPTFSRKKLFGYASMVYATSSIALLSFIVWAHHMFTTGMPLAGELFFMYCTMLISVPTGVKVFNWVATMWRGAMTFEVPMLFSLAFIVLFTIGGLSGLMLAITPVDFQYHDTYFVVAHFHYVLVTGAVFSIMAGAYYWLPKWTGNMFDESLAKWHFWCSLISVNVLFFPMHFVGLAGMPRRIPDYALQFADFNAIISIGGFAFGLSQLIFLAVVLKCIKGGEQSPAKSWEGAEGLEWEVASPAPYHTFTTPPEIK, encoded by the coding sequence ATGACAGTAGCAACTGAACACGCGCATCAAGATCATGATGACCACCACCACAAACCAACAGGAATAAAACGTTGGTTATATACCACTAACCATAAAGACATAGGAACCCTGTACCTGTGGTTCTCATTTATTATGTTTTTAATTGGTGGCGCCATGGCGATGGTGATCCGCCTTGAGTTATTCCAACCCGGTTTACAAGTTGTAGAGCCAGACTTCTTTAACCAAATGACCACAGTACACGGCCTGATTATGGTATTTGGAGCAGTAATGCCTGCGTTTACTGGTTTGGCAAACTGGATGATCCCAATGATGATTGGTGCGCCAGATATGGCACTACCAAGAATGAATAACTGGAGCTTTTGGATTTTACCGTTTGCCTTTTTAATCTTGTTATCTTCATTATTTATGGAAGGCGGTGGCCCTAACTTTGGTTGGACCTTCTATGCACCTCTGTCTACTACATATAGTAATGACTCAACGGCATTTTTTGTCTTTTCGGTGCATATCATGGGTATTTCATCCATTATGGGCGCAATTAACGTTATTGTGACTATATTTAACTTGCGTGCACCGGGCATGACCTTTATGAAAATGCCTCTGTTCGTTTGGACATGGTTAATTACTGCTTTTTTACTCATCGCCGTTATGCCAGTACTGGCGGGCGCTGTGACAATGGTGTTAACAGATAAGTATTTTGCTACTTCTTTCTTTGATGCCGCAGGTGGTGGCGACCCGGTAATGTTCCAGCATATTTTCTGGTTCTTTGGCCATCCTGAAGTGTACATCATGATTTTGCCTGCATTTGGCATTATTTCGACGATTGTACCAACCTTTTCACGTAAGAAATTGTTTGGGTATGCATCCATGGTTTATGCAACGTCATCCATTGCGTTACTCTCTTTTATCGTGTGGGCGCACCACATGTTTACAACAGGGATGCCGTTAGCTGGCGAGCTGTTCTTTATGTATTGCACTATGCTGATATCGGTACCCACAGGTGTAAAAGTGTTTAACTGGGTGGCAACAATGTGGCGCGGCGCAATGACATTTGAAGTGCCTATGCTATTTTCTTTGGCCTTCATAGTGTTGTTTACCATTGGTGGATTATCAGGGCTAATGCTGGCAATTACTCCGGTAGACTTCCAATATCATGACACCTACTTTGTGGTGGCGCACTTCCATTACGTGCTGGTTACAGGGGCGGTATTCTCAATTATGGCGGGAGCCTATTATTGGCTACCAAAGTGGACAGGAAATATGTTCGACGAGTCACTTGCTAAATGGCATTTCTGGTGTTCATTAATTTCAGTAAACGTATTGTTCTTCCCAATGCACTTTGTAGGGCTTGCTGGCATGCCGCGACGCATACCTGATTACGCGCTTCAATTTGCCGACTTCAATGCCATTATTAGTATTGGCGGCTTTGCATTTGGCTTATCTCAGCTCATTTTCTTAGCTGTGGTGCTTAAGTGCATTAAAGGTGGCGAGCAGTCACCCGCTAAATCATGGGAAGGTGCGGAAGGTTTAGAGTGGGAGGTTGCATCGCCAGCACCGTATCATACTTTCACTACACCACCTGAAATAAAGTAA
- a CDS encoding zinc-dependent metalloprotease, whose translation MKGNSPTLTLLAASVALALSLGAQPAFAASKATPQESEEKPTEQVELAKDDVENEDAKDDKKKEKKKKSIADLTKDSIVHDGLFTVYQSKKDGSLMMKVTKEQMDKEFIHFMQNLDGLAEFRHFRGGYRGANIYSFNRHFDKVEIRAENTSFHFDENSPLARSKDANINRPILASVKVEAEDEATGDVLIKADKIFLTESLRQIKASKNPKDKPGKKHQLGKLSKDKTKYVSIHNYPQNTDLEIEYVYDNPAPVRPSNRGISNGDFAFTDDRSIALKVRHSFIAVPENSFKPRFDDPRVGYFTQIKHDMTSSDDATPYRDVINRWNLEKKDPNAALSEPVEPIVWWIENTTPMEFREIIKDATLAWNSSFEKAGFKNAVQVKVQPDDAEWDAGDIRYNVMRWTSSPRAVFSGYGPSFANPRTGQLLGADIMLEFAGFTRRLDAYKAFDVSAADAEHVEHDADDAMMMDHSALYESALFGQYAMLAMDANDADRERFTKEFLYYLVLHEVGHTLGLNHNMKATQLLDDEEVHDKSITDKHGLQGSVMDYPSINFAPKGVEQGAYYTSKPGAYDDWAIEFGYAPALTDMTAEKQRIDKLLARSTEPALTFGNDADDMRSPGKGIDPRVMIYDMSSDAVSYAEDRLNLVNSLMKDLKTRFSDENESYQALTNAFVTLQREYARNAQVVSRYIGGVYVDRGFVGQEGAKRPFTPVEKAKQKQAMDVLNAHLFAPDAFEMNEDLISHLQQQRRGFYFFGKTEDPKLHDMVLSSQKAVMAHLLHPNVLKRIQDSSLYGNEYSLADMMGDLTEGVFKADAKSNVNSFRQNLQRMYVEKLAGMLKAKKTDGGKHAAQALARYNLKKIKTMLRTKRNNAESIAHKEQLDYMITKALDPKAS comes from the coding sequence GCTAACGTTATTGGCAGCTTCAGTAGCTTTAGCTTTATCACTCGGTGCTCAACCTGCATTTGCAGCGTCAAAAGCGACACCACAAGAAAGTGAAGAAAAGCCAACTGAGCAAGTTGAGTTAGCTAAAGATGATGTAGAAAACGAAGACGCAAAAGACGACAAGAAGAAAGAAAAAAAGAAAAAATCTATTGCTGATCTAACCAAAGACAGCATAGTACATGACGGACTGTTTACTGTTTATCAGAGTAAAAAAGACGGTTCGTTAATGATGAAAGTAACGAAAGAACAAATGGATAAAGAGTTTATTCATTTTATGCAAAACCTAGACGGTCTTGCAGAGTTCCGTCATTTCCGTGGTGGTTACCGCGGCGCTAACATTTATTCATTCAATCGTCATTTTGACAAAGTAGAAATTCGCGCTGAAAACACGTCTTTCCATTTCGATGAAAATAGTCCTTTAGCACGCTCAAAAGACGCAAATATTAACCGCCCAATTTTAGCAAGCGTAAAAGTTGAAGCAGAAGATGAAGCAACGGGCGACGTGCTTATCAAAGCAGACAAAATCTTCTTAACTGAAAGCCTACGTCAAATTAAAGCGTCTAAAAACCCGAAAGATAAGCCGGGTAAAAAACATCAATTAGGTAAACTTAGTAAAGATAAAACTAAGTACGTTAGTATTCATAACTACCCTCAAAACACTGACTTAGAAATTGAATACGTGTACGACAACCCTGCGCCAGTTCGTCCTAGCAACAGAGGCATTTCAAATGGTGATTTTGCATTTACCGACGACCGTAGCATTGCATTAAAAGTACGCCATAGCTTTATTGCTGTGCCAGAAAATAGCTTCAAGCCTCGTTTTGATGACCCACGTGTCGGGTACTTTACTCAAATTAAACATGATATGACGAGCAGCGATGATGCAACACCGTACCGTGATGTAATTAATCGCTGGAACCTAGAAAAGAAAGATCCAAATGCGGCGTTATCAGAGCCAGTTGAACCGATTGTGTGGTGGATTGAAAACACAACGCCAATGGAGTTCAGAGAGATTATTAAAGACGCTACCTTAGCGTGGAATAGCTCTTTTGAAAAAGCAGGGTTTAAAAATGCGGTACAAGTAAAAGTACAGCCAGACGACGCTGAGTGGGATGCGGGCGACATTCGTTATAACGTAATGCGCTGGACATCATCACCACGTGCAGTATTTAGTGGTTACGGTCCTAGTTTTGCTAACCCTCGTACCGGTCAGCTTTTAGGGGCTGATATCATGCTCGAGTTTGCTGGCTTTACCCGCCGTCTAGATGCATATAAAGCATTTGATGTAAGTGCAGCAGATGCTGAGCATGTAGAGCACGACGCTGACGATGCAATGATGATGGATCACAGTGCGCTGTATGAGTCTGCATTGTTCGGACAATACGCGATGCTTGCAATGGATGCAAATGACGCTGACAGAGAGCGTTTTACGAAAGAGTTTTTATACTACTTAGTATTACATGAAGTGGGACATACACTAGGTCTAAACCACAACATGAAAGCAACTCAGTTGCTTGATGACGAAGAAGTGCATGACAAGAGCATTACTGACAAGCATGGCTTACAAGGTTCAGTAATGGATTACCCAAGTATTAACTTCGCGCCTAAAGGTGTTGAGCAAGGTGCGTACTACACATCTAAGCCAGGTGCGTACGATGATTGGGCCATTGAATTTGGTTATGCGCCAGCGTTAACTGATATGACAGCAGAAAAGCAACGCATTGATAAGTTGTTAGCACGTTCTACTGAGCCTGCACTTACCTTTGGTAACGATGCTGATGATATGCGTTCACCGGGTAAAGGTATTGACCCGCGTGTAATGATTTATGATATGTCTAGCGATGCAGTAAGCTACGCTGAAGATCGTTTGAACCTCGTTAATAGCTTAATGAAAGATTTAAAAACGCGCTTTAGCGATGAAAATGAATCGTATCAGGCCTTAACGAACGCCTTCGTAACATTACAACGTGAATATGCACGTAATGCGCAAGTTGTTTCTCGTTATATTGGTGGTGTTTATGTAGACCGTGGTTTTGTTGGTCAAGAAGGGGCGAAACGTCCATTTACGCCAGTTGAAAAAGCTAAGCAAAAGCAAGCAATGGATGTACTTAATGCGCATTTATTTGCACCTGATGCATTTGAAATGAATGAAGATTTAATCAGTCATTTACAGCAGCAGCGTCGTGGTTTCTACTTCTTCGGTAAAACAGAAGATCCTAAGCTACACGATATGGTACTTAGCTCGCAAAAAGCTGTGATGGCGCATTTATTACATCCAAATGTATTAAAGCGTATTCAAGATTCTAGCCTATACGGTAACGAATACTCGCTTGCAGACATGATGGGCGATTTAACAGAAGGTGTATTTAAAGCGGATGCTAAATCTAACGTTAACTCGTTCCGCCAAAACTTACAGCGCATGTACGTTGAAAAGTTAGCTGGCATGCTTAAAGCGAAGAAAACGGATGGTGGCAAACACGCTGCACAAGCACTAGCACGTTACAACTTAAAGAAAATTAAGACCATGTTACGTACTAAACGCAATAATGCAGAGAGTATTGCTCATAAAGAGCAGCTAGACTATATGATTACTAAGGCGCTTGATCCTAAAGCGAGTTAA
- a CDS encoding cytochrome c oxidase subunit 3 translates to MSNEYEKYYVPEQSPWPIVGAVGLFLIAIGAGAFVRDHANEVDGYGGFILLAGIAVIIYMLFGWFRNIINESMSGLYSAQMDRSFKQGMSWFIFSEVMFFMAFFGALFYARMFSVPWLGGASNNAMTHELLWNSFNAVWPLVETPDGTKTEAMGWQGLPLYNTIILLISSVTIHFAHVGLEENKRNQLKTMLGVTILLGIGFLFLQVEEYVHAYQEMGLRLDSGIYGNTFFLLTGFHGMHVTLGTLMLIVIFFRVLKGHFTPQNHFGFQATSWYWHFVDVVWLCLFVFVYIL, encoded by the coding sequence ATGTCAAACGAATACGAAAAATATTATGTTCCCGAGCAAAGCCCATGGCCAATTGTGGGTGCAGTGGGATTATTTTTAATTGCGATTGGGGCTGGTGCGTTTGTACGAGATCACGCCAATGAAGTAGATGGTTACGGTGGCTTTATTTTATTGGCGGGTATTGCCGTCATTATTTACATGTTATTTGGTTGGTTTAGAAACATCATTAACGAGTCGATGAGTGGCCTTTACAGCGCACAAATGGATCGTTCGTTTAAACAAGGAATGAGTTGGTTTATTTTTTCAGAGGTTATGTTTTTTATGGCCTTCTTTGGTGCGTTATTCTACGCGCGTATGTTTTCAGTGCCATGGTTAGGTGGTGCCAGTAACAATGCAATGACACACGAGTTACTGTGGAACTCATTTAATGCGGTATGGCCATTGGTTGAAACACCGGATGGTACAAAAACTGAAGCAATGGGGTGGCAAGGTTTACCTTTATACAACACCATCATTTTATTAATTTCTTCTGTCACCATTCATTTTGCGCATGTGGGTTTAGAAGAGAATAAGCGTAACCAACTTAAAACTATGCTAGGCGTTACCATCTTGCTAGGTATTGGCTTTTTATTCTTGCAAGTAGAAGAGTATGTCCACGCGTATCAAGAAATGGGGTTACGTTTAGATTCAGGCATTTATGGTAATACCTTTTTCTTATTAACGGGCTTTCATGGCATGCATGTGACGCTGGGCACGTTAATGCTAATTGTTATCTTTTTTAGGGTGTTAAAAGGTCACTTTACACCTCAAAACCACTTCGGCTTCCAAGCTACCAGTTGGTACTGGCACTTTGTTGACGTTGTGTGGTTATGTTTATTTGTGTTTGTATATATTTTATAA
- a CDS encoding SURF1 family protein: MEVLSRFIHFRSFALMITLAVICALCKLGLWQLERAEQKQNMLNAHQAQLNSPFQSLEQISKKINVFPYKTGSALLSGQLNHDAVWLLDNVVHQGKVGYDVVTLLENETYTAIINLGWVAGSKSREHLPHISLPKSITELDTVIKFNPEPSFRLAALNAEAGWPKRIQSIDIEQMAQQSKRTLLPVVLYAMDGKQTPYQPHYQIINMRPEKHHAYAVQWFSLAVAALCIFIFASWKRPSYEKQ; encoded by the coding sequence TTGGAAGTATTAAGTCGTTTCATTCATTTTAGATCCTTCGCCTTGATGATTACTTTGGCTGTTATTTGTGCATTGTGCAAGCTCGGATTATGGCAACTTGAGCGTGCTGAGCAAAAACAAAACATGCTGAATGCGCATCAAGCGCAATTAAATAGCCCCTTTCAGTCACTTGAGCAAATCAGTAAAAAAATCAATGTCTTCCCTTATAAAACTGGCTCAGCACTATTATCTGGACAACTTAATCATGATGCTGTTTGGTTATTAGATAACGTGGTACATCAAGGAAAAGTGGGCTACGACGTGGTCACGTTATTAGAAAATGAAACATACACTGCAATTATTAATCTTGGCTGGGTAGCGGGTTCAAAATCAAGAGAGCATTTACCGCATATTTCTCTGCCTAAGTCGATTACCGAACTTGATACTGTAATTAAATTTAATCCAGAGCCTAGCTTTCGACTGGCTGCATTAAATGCAGAGGCTGGTTGGCCGAAACGGATTCAGTCGATAGATATAGAACAAATGGCGCAACAAAGTAAGCGCACGCTTTTACCTGTGGTGTTATATGCAATGGATGGAAAGCAGACACCGTATCAACCCCATTATCAAATCATAAATATGCGTCCGGAAAAGCATCATGCCTACGCTGTGCAGTGGTTTTCGCTAGCGGTTGCAGCTTTATGTATTTTTATTTTTGCCAGTTGGAAAAGGCCTTCTTATGAAAAACAATAA
- the coxB gene encoding cytochrome c oxidase subunit II translates to MLAFLAGNVTAEELPLNMTKGVTAISEQVYGLHMTIFWICCVIGLAVFGVMFWSIYHHRKSKGAVPAQFHENTKVEIVWTAIPFFILVGMAIPATLTLMAMEDTSKADVSIQVTGSQWKWHYKYLDSGVEFYSLMATPKSEIANKRQKGKNYLLEVDRPLVIPTNKKVRFLITSDDVIHSWWVPDFAVKKDANPGFINEAWTEVNEPGIYRGQCAELCGKDHGFMPVVVIAKAPAEYEKWLNETKLVQQKAKEEEQKLLAMNMSQDELMAVGEKVYNTSCAACHQPNGQGIPGVFPGIKNSPIATGELDAHIDIVVNGKGGTAMQAFGKQLSLKELAGVITYQRNAWGNDMGDSVQAAQVYKLLSGQQE, encoded by the coding sequence ATGCTTGCGTTCTTGGCAGGTAACGTTACTGCGGAAGAGTTACCTTTAAATATGACTAAAGGTGTGACCGCAATTAGTGAACAAGTATACGGATTACACATGACCATTTTTTGGATTTGTTGTGTAATTGGTCTTGCCGTGTTTGGTGTGATGTTTTGGTCTATTTACCACCATCGTAAATCTAAAGGTGCAGTGCCTGCACAATTCCATGAAAATACAAAAGTTGAAATTGTATGGACAGCAATTCCATTTTTTATTTTGGTAGGTATGGCTATTCCGGCAACACTTACATTAATGGCGATGGAAGATACCAGCAAAGCTGATGTCAGCATTCAGGTTACTGGCTCGCAATGGAAATGGCACTACAAGTATTTAGATAGTGGTGTTGAGTTTTATAGCTTAATGGCTACTCCTAAAAGTGAGATTGCAAACAAACGGCAAAAAGGCAAAAACTACTTGCTTGAAGTTGACCGCCCCCTTGTTATTCCTACCAATAAAAAAGTGCGTTTTTTAATTACTTCTGATGACGTTATTCATAGCTGGTGGGTGCCAGACTTTGCGGTGAAAAAAGACGCAAATCCCGGGTTTATTAATGAAGCGTGGACCGAGGTAAATGAACCAGGGATTTATCGTGGTCAATGTGCTGAGTTATGCGGAAAAGATCATGGCTTCATGCCAGTTGTCGTTATTGCAAAAGCCCCTGCTGAATATGAGAAGTGGCTCAACGAAACTAAATTAGTGCAACAAAAAGCCAAAGAAGAAGAACAAAAATTATTGGCGATGAATATGTCTCAGGATGAGTTAATGGCAGTGGGTGAAAAAGTATATAACACCAGCTGTGCGGCATGTCACCAACCTAATGGGCAAGGTATACCAGGAGTCTTTCCAGGTATTAAAAATAGCCCAATTGCTACAGGCGAATTAGATGCGCACATTGACATTGTTGTAAATGGTAAGGGTGGAACCGCAATGCAAGCATTTGGTAAGCAGCTAAGTTTAAAAGAGTTAGCGGGAGTAATTACTTACCAACGTAACGCGTGGGGTAATGATATGGGTGACAGCGTGCAAGCTGCGCAAGTATATAAACTATTAAGCGGTCAACAGGAGTAA